Genomic DNA from Pseudodesulfovibrio senegalensis:
TCATTCCCGCGGGCATGGTCATCCGTCAGCCCGACCTCGGCTCCGGCCTGTCCATCCTCATGATACTGGGCGGCATGATTCTGTATCACGGCATGACCCCGCGCGTGTTCAAGACCCTGCTCATAACGATTCCCGCCATGCTGCCCCTGTCGTGGTTCTTTTTGCACGACTACCAGAAGCAGCGCATCCTGACGTTTCTGGATCCGACCAAGGACCCGCTTGGTGCCGGCTACCACATCATCCAATCGGAAATCGCCATCGGTTCGGGTCGCTTCTGGGGCAAGGGCTTTTTGGCCGGCACGCAATCCCAGCTCCGTTTTCTGCCGGAAAAGCACACGGACTTCGCCGTGGCCGTGTTCGGCGAGGAGTGGGGTTTTGCGGGAACAATGATTCTTTTGACCCTGTTTTGCGTTTTTCTGTACCAGATGGTGGTCATTGCACGCGATGCAAAGGACATGTTCGGCAGCTACCTTGCCGCTGGCGTATTCTTTTATTTCTTCTGGCAAATCCTGATCAATATGGGTATGGTGCTGGGACTCATGCCGGTTGTCGGGATTCCTTTGCCGTTCATCAGTTACGGGGGAAGCGCGACGCTGGTGAATTTTTTTCTCATAGGTCTGGTGCTCAACGTTTCCATGCGCCGGTTCCTGTTCAAACAGTAGTTTTGAACGGCCCGGATTTGGGAAAATCGTCACAAACTCGTCAAAAGGGGACACGATGGCCAGGGACGAGATCAACGCCTTTCTCGGGGCGGGAACCAACTACAACGGCAAGCTCCATTTTCAGGGAGCCGTACGCATCGACGGCAATTTCAATGGCGAAATCATGTCGGACGGCACCCTTGTCGTGGGGCAGGAAGCCTTTGTGGACGGGCAGATCAAGGTCGGTCAGCTCGTTCTTTCCGGCAATATTCGGGGTGATGTGATTGCCGGTGAAAAAGTGGTGCTGAACAAGACGGCCAATCTTCAGGGCAACATCCACACCCCCAGTCTGGTGGTGGAAGAGGGTGCTGTTTTGGAGGGTTCCTTGGCCATGGGCAAAGTGGATCCTGTTTCACAAAGTGAGGAGGATTCTGAATAACTCTTTGAATATTTGGGCAAAACGGGGGAACAGGCGTTGTGTCGAAGCTGAAAAAGGCTTTGACACAGGCTCGTAAATTGGGTAAACGCCAGTGACTTTGCGCTAAAATTCACAACCTCTCTGGGGGCAGACGCGATGATAGACATTCATCCTATCGGCATTTTGATCCAGTTCGTGAACTTCCTGATCACGCTGATCGTCCTGAACCTCATTCTGTTCGGTCCGGTCCGCGAAATGATCCGGAAGCGGAAGGAGCTCATGGCCGGACAGATGGACTCGATCGAGAAATTCACCGCTGACGCCGAGGGCAAGCTGAAGGATTATGAGGAGCAGCTCGCCGCGGCAAGAAAAGACGGTAACGAGATTCGTGCACAGCTTCGTGACGAAGCCGTGGCCGAGGAGACCAAGCTGCTTTCCGCCGCCGGTGCGGATGCGGCAGAGACCCTCAAGGCTTCCCGCGCCGAAATCGACGCGCAGGTGAAGTCGGCCATGGACCAGCTGGGCAAGGATGTCGAAAATTTTGCGGCCAAAGCCACGGACAAGATTCTTGGCCAGGCGTAACAGACGTTCTAAGGAGGGTTTCGTTTTGAAACGGGTGCATGTGATTCTCGCGGTTGCCGTCTGTATGCTGGCAGGAACCGCGGCCCACGCAAGTGAGGGAGGGGTGAGCAGTGACCAGCTGTGGAACTACCTCTGGCGAGTGGTCAACTTTATCGTTGTGGTGGCCATTATCTGGAAGCTGGCCGGCAGCAAGATAAAGGATCTGCTTTCCGGCAGGCAGCAGGAAATCAAGCAAAATCTCGACGACCTGCAGACTCGTCAGGCCGACGCTGAAAAGAAACTCAGGGATGTCGAGAAAAGCATCGCCAACCTTGAGCAGGAAAAAAAGGCCATTCTCGAGGAAGCCAGGAGCCAGGGCGAAGCGCTCAAGGTTGCCATTGAGGAAAAGGCCATCAGCGATGCCGATTTGATCCGCGAACAGGCCAAGAAGACCGCAGCGAACGAAGCGCTGGGCGCAGTGGAATCCATCCGCGCCGAGGTTGCCGAGATGGTTGTGCAGGCCGCGGAAAAAATCGTTCAGGAGAAGCTGTCGGACGCTGATCACGACAAGCTCGTGGATGAATATTTAACCAAGGTGGTGCTCAATTGACCGGGAACGTAGTTGCACGCCGCTATGCCAAGGCGCTGTACTCCGTCGGGGGCAGCCAAGGTGAGACAGAGGCGTACGGCAAAGAAATGATGGAGCTGGCTGGGTCCCTGCAGGGCGCGCCTGATGCCATGCGCTTCTTCCGGAATCCGCTGTTTTCCGCGGACGAGAAGAAGGCTGTGCTCAAGCAGATGCTGGAAAAATTGTCCGTCAAGCCCATGGTCGCCAACTTCTGCAACCTGCTCGCAGACAAGGGCAGGCTCGAGGAAGTTCCGGCCATTGCGGCTGACTATAAGGCGATGCTCGACGAAGCTTCGGGCGTCATCTCCGGCAGGCTGGTTACTGTCAAGCCCATGGATGCGGCCCGGCAGGCCGACGTCCTCAAGCGGCTTGAAGGCCAGACTGGTAAGAAACTGGAGTTGGAGTTTGCCGATGATGCTGAGATTCTTGGCGGCGTAGTCCTCAAGATCGGGGACAAGGTCCTGGATGCCAGCCTGAGAGCTCAGTTGCAGATTTTGAAAGACAATATCAAAAGGGGTGAGTAGGGCCATGCAGATCAAAGCGGAAGAAATCAGCAAGATCATTGAGGATCAAATTCAGAATTACGAGTCTCGCGTAGAAATGAGCGAGACCGGTACCGTTCTGTACGTCGGTGACGGTATCGCCCGCGTTCACGGTGTCGAAAATGTCATGGCCATGGAGCTGCTCGAGTTCCCCGGCGGCCTCAAGGGCATGGTTCTGAACCTTGAAGAAGACAACGTTGGTGTGGCGCTGCTCGGCGAAGACACCGGCATCAAGGAAGGCGACCCGGTCAAGCGTACCGGCCAGATCTTCTCCGTGCCGGTCGGCGACGCCGTCATGGGCCGCGTGCTCAACCCCCTGGGTGAGCCCATCGACGGTCTCGGACCCGTCGATTCCAAGGAAACCCGTCCCGTGGAAATGAAGGCCCCCGGCATCATTCCCCGTAAGTCGGTCCACGAGCCCTGCAACACCGGCCTCAAGGCCGTTGACGCCATGGTTCCGGTTGGCCGCGGACAGCGCGAACTGATCATCGGTGACCGTCAGGTCGGCAAGACCGCCATCGGCATCGACGCCATTCTCGCCCAGAAAAATACCGACGTGCACTGCTTCTACGTGGCTATCGGCCAGAAGAAGGCGCAGGTCGCCCTGGTTGCCGACATCCTGAAGAAGCACGGCGCCATGGAATACACCACCATCATCTCCGCCACCGCTTCCGAGCCCGCACCGCTGCAGTTCATCGGCGCATACTCCGGTTGCACCATGGCGGAACATTACCGCAACAACGGCAAGCACGCCCTCATCGTTTATGATGACCTTTCCAAGCAGGCCACGGCATATCGCCAGATGTCCCTGCTGCTTCGCCGCCCCCCGGGACGTGAAGCATTCCCCGGCGACGTTTTCTACCTGCACTCCAGGTTGCTGGAACGCGCCGCAAAGATGGACGACAAGTACGGCGCAGGTTCCATGACCGCTCTTCCGGTCATTGAAACCCAGGCCGGTGACGTGTCCGCATACATTCCGACCAACGTTATCTCCATTACCGACGGTCAGATCTACCTCGAACCCAACCTGTTCAACGCAGGCGTTCGCCCGGCCATCAACGTCGGTCTGTCCGTCTCCCGCGTTGGTGGTTCCGCGCAGATCAAGGCCATGAAGCAGGTCGCCGGTACTCTGCGTCTGGACCTCGCCCAGTATCGCGAACTGGCCGCATTCGCCCAGTTCGGCTCCGATCTGGACAAGGCGACCCAGGCCAAGCTTGCTCGCGGCGCCCGCATGGTGGAACTGCTCAAGCAGCCCCAGTACCAGCCGCTGTTGGTTCAGGAACAGGTCGCTTCCCTGTACGCAGGCGGTCGCGGTTTCATGGACGACGTGCCGGTGGAAGCCATCCAGAAGTTCGAGGCCGAATTCCTCGACTTCATGCGCAACTCCAAGTCTGATATCCTGAACGATATCGCGGAAAAGAAGGCCCTGGACGACGACATCGAGTCTCGTCTCAAGGCTGCCATTGAAGAGTTCAAGAAAGGCTTCAGCGCCTAAATCAAGGAGTTCGTGAATGGCATCGTTACGCGACGTCCAGAATAAAATCGCTGGCGTCAAGAAAACCAGGCAGATCACCAAGGCCATGAACATGGTGGCCTCGGCGAAGCTGCGCAAGGCCCAGGAACGCATTGAGCGTTTCCGGCCCTACGCGCAGAAGTTCTACGATATGCTTGCGGATCTGGCGTCCGGCGCTGACGAATCGGTCCATCCGCTCCTGGAAGTCCGCGAAGAAATCAAGAGTGTCGGCATCCTTGTCGTCTCTTCCGATCGCGGCCTCTGCGGTGCGTTTAATACCAACATCATCACCAAGGCCAACAAGCTTGCACAGTCCAAGGCCGCCGAAGGCAAGGCCGTCAAACTGTACTGCGTGGGCAAACGGGCTTGCGATTTCTTCCGCAAGAGGGACTTCACGGTCCAGCGCGAAGAACGCGACGCCATGAGCCATTTCGATTTCACGCTGGCCGCCAGCGTGGGTGACGAGTTCATCCGCGACTACATGGCCGGTGATATCGACGAAGTGCATCTTGTTTTCGGCGAGTTTCAGAGCATGGCCAGACAGGTTCCCGTGGCCCAGCAGATACTGCCCATGTCTTCTTCGGAAGAAGAGGCGGTCGAGGGCGAAAGCGGCGGATCTGGCGATTACATCTATGAACCTTCGGTCGAAGGCCTTTTGGCTGAACTCCTGCCTCGCTTCATCAAGGTCCAGGTATACCGCGGACTGCTCGACACGAGCTGTTCCGAACATGCCGCGCGCATGAGTGCCATGGATAACGCCACCAAGGCGTGCGATGAAATGAGTGAGCAGCTTACCCTGCTCTTCAACAAAACAAGGCAGGCCGCGATTACCGCGGATCTCATGGACATTGTCGGCGGCGCAGAAGCGCTGAACGGATAAAAGGGGGCTTTAGAGCTATGTCTAACGTAGGTAAAATTGTCCAGGTTATCGGCGCCGTTGTCGACGTCGAATTTCCCGATGGCAACCTGCCGAATATTCTTTCGGCGCTTCAGATCAACAACCCGAACAACGAAGATGCTCCGGATCTGATCTGCGAAGTTGCGCAGCACCTCGGTAACAACGTTGTTCGCACCATCGCCATGGACGCCACCGAAGGTCTGGTCCGCGGCATGGAGGCAAACGCTACTGGTGCTCCCATCTCTGTTCCGGTCGGCGCCGGTTCGCTGGGCCGCATCATGAACGTTGTGGGCCGCCCCGTGGACGAACTGGGCGAGATCAAGGCTGACAAGAGCCTGCCCATTCACCGCCCCGCGCCCTCGTTCACCGAGCAGAACACCAACGTGGAACTGCTTGAGACCGGCATCAAGGTCGTTGACCTGCTCATCCCGTTCCCCAAGGGCGGCAAGATGGGCCTGTTCGGCGGCGCAGGTGTCGGCAAGACCGTTATCCTCATGGAAATGATCAACAACATCGCAAAGCAGCACGGCGGTATCTCCGTGTTCGCAGGTGTTGGCGAGCGTACCCGTGAAGGTAACGACCTCTACCACGAAATGAAAGACGCCGGCGTTCTGGAGAAAGCCGCACTGGTCTACGGCCAGATGAACGAGCCTCCGGGAGCACGTGCCCGCGTCGCACTGACCGCACTGACCTGCGCGGAATACTTCCGTGACGAAGAAGGCCAGGACGTGTTGCTCTTCGTTGACAACATCTTCCGTTTCACCCAGGCAGGTTCCGAGGTGTCCGCACTTCTGGGCCGCATGCCTTCCGCGGTTGGTTACCAGCCCACTCTCGGCACCGACCTCGGTGGCCTGCAGGAGCGCATTACCTCCACGCAGAAGGGTTCCATCACCTCGGTCCAGGCTGTGTACGTCCCTGCGGACGACCTCACTGACCCGGCCCCGGCAACCACCTTCTCGCACCTTGACGGTACGCTCGTTCTGTCCCGTCAGATCGCAGAGCTCGGCATCTACCCTGCGGTTGACCCGCTGGACTCCACTTCCCGCATCCTGGACCCGCACGTCCTCGGTGAAGAGCATTACTACACCGCTCGCGAAGTGCA
This window encodes:
- the rodA gene encoding rod shape-determining protein RodA codes for the protein MAFDRRLLIYINWPLLGLTCILFFCGVLNLYSASGFRLEDGMSVAPYYQKQLIWGLMGMFGMLFVMLFDYRHLRTMAWPLFWVTCIMLLAVFFMGKTIYGARRWLDLGFMNFQPSEMAKICILIIGARILARERESLGFTRLAYVVGVGLIPAGMVIRQPDLGSGLSILMILGGMILYHGMTPRVFKTLLITIPAMLPLSWFFLHDYQKQRILTFLDPTKDPLGAGYHIIQSEIAIGSGRFWGKGFLAGTQSQLRFLPEKHTDFAVAVFGEEWGFAGTMILLTLFCVFLYQMVVIARDAKDMFGSYLAAGVFFYFFWQILINMGMVLGLMPVVGIPLPFISYGGSATLVNFFLIGLVLNVSMRRFLFKQ
- a CDS encoding bactofilin family protein, which codes for MARDEINAFLGAGTNYNGKLHFQGAVRIDGNFNGEIMSDGTLVVGQEAFVDGQIKVGQLVLSGNIRGDVIAGEKVVLNKTANLQGNIHTPSLVVEEGAVLEGSLAMGKVDPVSQSEEDSE
- a CDS encoding ATP synthase F0 subunit B, which gives rise to MIDIHPIGILIQFVNFLITLIVLNLILFGPVREMIRKRKELMAGQMDSIEKFTADAEGKLKDYEEQLAAARKDGNEIRAQLRDEAVAEETKLLSAAGADAAETLKASRAEIDAQVKSAMDQLGKDVENFAAKATDKILGQA
- a CDS encoding ATP synthase F0 subunit B yields the protein MHVILAVAVCMLAGTAAHASEGGVSSDQLWNYLWRVVNFIVVVAIIWKLAGSKIKDLLSGRQQEIKQNLDDLQTRQADAEKKLRDVEKSIANLEQEKKAILEEARSQGEALKVAIEEKAISDADLIREQAKKTAANEALGAVESIRAEVAEMVVQAAEKIVQEKLSDADHDKLVDEYLTKVVLN
- the atpH gene encoding ATP synthase F1 subunit delta, translating into MTGNVVARRYAKALYSVGGSQGETEAYGKEMMELAGSLQGAPDAMRFFRNPLFSADEKKAVLKQMLEKLSVKPMVANFCNLLADKGRLEEVPAIAADYKAMLDEASGVISGRLVTVKPMDAARQADVLKRLEGQTGKKLELEFADDAEILGGVVLKIGDKVLDASLRAQLQILKDNIKRGE
- the atpA gene encoding F0F1 ATP synthase subunit alpha produces the protein MQIKAEEISKIIEDQIQNYESRVEMSETGTVLYVGDGIARVHGVENVMAMELLEFPGGLKGMVLNLEEDNVGVALLGEDTGIKEGDPVKRTGQIFSVPVGDAVMGRVLNPLGEPIDGLGPVDSKETRPVEMKAPGIIPRKSVHEPCNTGLKAVDAMVPVGRGQRELIIGDRQVGKTAIGIDAILAQKNTDVHCFYVAIGQKKAQVALVADILKKHGAMEYTTIISATASEPAPLQFIGAYSGCTMAEHYRNNGKHALIVYDDLSKQATAYRQMSLLLRRPPGREAFPGDVFYLHSRLLERAAKMDDKYGAGSMTALPVIETQAGDVSAYIPTNVISITDGQIYLEPNLFNAGVRPAINVGLSVSRVGGSAQIKAMKQVAGTLRLDLAQYRELAAFAQFGSDLDKATQAKLARGARMVELLKQPQYQPLLVQEQVASLYAGGRGFMDDVPVEAIQKFEAEFLDFMRNSKSDILNDIAEKKALDDDIESRLKAAIEEFKKGFSA
- a CDS encoding F0F1 ATP synthase subunit gamma; translation: MASLRDVQNKIAGVKKTRQITKAMNMVASAKLRKAQERIERFRPYAQKFYDMLADLASGADESVHPLLEVREEIKSVGILVVSSDRGLCGAFNTNIITKANKLAQSKAAEGKAVKLYCVGKRACDFFRKRDFTVQREERDAMSHFDFTLAASVGDEFIRDYMAGDIDEVHLVFGEFQSMARQVPVAQQILPMSSSEEEAVEGESGGSGDYIYEPSVEGLLAELLPRFIKVQVYRGLLDTSCSEHAARMSAMDNATKACDEMSEQLTLLFNKTRQAAITADLMDIVGGAEALNG
- the atpD gene encoding F0F1 ATP synthase subunit beta; amino-acid sequence: MSNVGKIVQVIGAVVDVEFPDGNLPNILSALQINNPNNEDAPDLICEVAQHLGNNVVRTIAMDATEGLVRGMEANATGAPISVPVGAGSLGRIMNVVGRPVDELGEIKADKSLPIHRPAPSFTEQNTNVELLETGIKVVDLLIPFPKGGKMGLFGGAGVGKTVILMEMINNIAKQHGGISVFAGVGERTREGNDLYHEMKDAGVLEKAALVYGQMNEPPGARARVALTALTCAEYFRDEEGQDVLLFVDNIFRFTQAGSEVSALLGRMPSAVGYQPTLGTDLGGLQERITSTQKGSITSVQAVYVPADDLTDPAPATTFSHLDGTLVLSRQIAELGIYPAVDPLDSTSRILDPHVLGEEHYYTAREVQQVLQKYKDLQDIIAILGMDELSDEDKLTVARARRIQRFLSQPFHVAEVFTGVAGKYVKLEDTIKAFRDILDGKYDELPEQAFYMCGGIEEALEKAKQ